From Nicotiana tabacum cultivar K326 chromosome 15, ASM71507v2, whole genome shotgun sequence, the proteins below share one genomic window:
- the LOC107769782 gene encoding small ribosomal subunit protein bS6c, translated as MFSSSLSPALTSTPSSLNPLLTLSHFHPFSTFPITSNAKNVNHSCLILKAQTLEFSGSFFERGFGGDDDPPTAPGSGITAVEDKEEPQCPPGLRPYETMAVLRPDMSEDERLALTQKYEELLVAGGGMYVEVFNRGVIPLAYSIRRKNKAGETNTYLDGIYLLFTYFTKPESMTALEATLNTDDDVIRSSSFKIRKRKY; from the exons ATGTTCTCTTCTTCACTATCCCCAGCTTTGACCTCCACACCCTCTTCATTGAACCCCCTCTTAACGCTTTCTCATTTTCACCCATTCTCGACTTTCCCCATAACTTCCAATGCCAAAAATGTGAACCATTCTTGTTTAATTCTGAAGGCTCAGACTTTAGAATTTTCGGGTTCCTTCTTTGAACGTGGGTTCGGGGGAGATGACGACCCGCCAACTGCTCCCGGGTCGGGCATTACCGCTGTTGAAGATAAAGAGGAGCCCCAGTGCCCTCCTGGATTGAGGCCATATGAAACTATGGCGGTTTTAAGGCCTGATATGTCTGAAGATGAGCGACTCGCTCTTACCCAGAAGTATGAAGAG TTGCTTGTTGCTGGTGGTGGCATGTATGTGGAGGTGTTCAACCGAGGGGTTATTCCCCTAGCCTACAGCATCAGGAGGAAAAATAAAGCTGGAGAGACCAATACTTACTTGGACGGGATCTACTTGCTATTTACTTACTTTACCAAACCCGAATCCATGACAGCTCTTGAGGCAACACTTAATACTGATGATGATGTTATCCGATCGTCCAGCttcaaaataaggaaaagaaaatactag